Part of the Apilactobacillus apisilvae genome is shown below.
ACTAAATACTTTAGCAGCTAATATTGGTGAAGAAACTGATACAATTGCTGAAATGTACGAACCATATCTATTGCAAATTGGTTATTTAAAACGAACTGCTAGAGGTAGAATGGTTACGGAAGCAGCATATAAACATTTAAATTATCCAATTAATAATAATTAATTTATGGTAGACTATTATTGTTAGTTCTGATAACCTTATATACAAAGGATTATATAGAAAGTGTGGGTGAAATTAATGGGAAACTTTGCAGGATTTGGTATTATGATTGTACTTTTTGGTATCATGTACTTCTTAATCATTAGACCACAAAAGAAACAACAACAAAAACATGCTGAAACGCTAAAACAATTACAAAAAGGTGACCACGTTGTTACAATTGGTCGTCTTCATGGTGTCGTTGACGAAATTGATACAGAAAACAAGACTGTTACTTTAGATTGTGATGGTATTTATTTAGTTTTCGATATGAGTGCAGTTGCTAAGGTAACTAATCGTGTTAGTGAAACAGTACAAAATGATAAGGATTCTTCAGAAGATAAGACTGAAGAAAAACCATCAACAAAAGAAGATTAATTTTAAAAAAGACAATTTTCATTTGATTGAAAATTGTCTTTTTTATTCTTAATAATTTTATTTATCGTATGCTATAATTATTAAATATATAAGAAATAGATTGAAGGGCATTAAATATAATTATGCAAAAAATTTTAAACGCATTTAATTTATCAACTGAGAAAAAAATCATTAAAGCAATTTGTGACTTTGATACAATTATTATTCATCGTCATCAAAGACCAGATCCAGATGCATATGGATCACAAATGGGATTAGCTAATATTATTAAGGCTTCTTTTCCTGACAAAAAAGTTTATTGTGTTGGGAAACAATATCACGGATTTGATTGGTTAGGTAAAACTGATGAAATTTCAGATGATGTATACAAAAATGCATTGGTTATTGTCTGCGATACTGCTAATCAACCTCGGGTGGATGATAGTCGTTATAATACCGGTAAGATGATGATTAAGATTGATCACCATCCTAATGATGATCAATTTGGTGACATTATGTGGGTTAAACCAGAAGCATCCAGTACCTCTGAACTTATTTATGAATTGTACGATTCTTCAAATAAGTTAAAAATTAATGATGAAGCTGGCCGCTTGCTTTATGCTGGAATTGTTGGTGATACTGGAAGATTTAAATATCCTTCAACTTCTGCTAATACATTTAGAGTGGCTTCAGAATTGGCCAAATTAAACTTTTCAACAACCGAAGTTAATAATATTGAATCAGAAATTGATATTCCATTAGCTAGATTATCAGCATATGTATATGAGAACCTTACTATTACAGATAGTGGTGCTGCATATTTAATTTTAAGTGACGAAGTTTTAGAACCGTTTAAATTAGGTGACGAAAGTACTTCCGCTGTAGTTCCATTACCTGGAAATATCAAACAAGTTAGTTCATGGGCAATATTTGTTCAACAAAAGGATGGTAGCTACCGCATTCGTTTACGCTCTAAGGGACCATCAATTAATGAATTAGCTAAAAATTTTGGTGGTGGTGGTCACCCATTAGCTAGTGGTGCTGTAGCCAAAGATGATGATGAAATTAAAAAAGTTATTGAACAGTTAGATACATTAGTTGCTGATTATAAAGGAGACAAGTAATGACAACTACTTTTAAACAATATAATTTTAAGACATTCATTATGGATGCTTTAAATGATTTAGGTTTTAATGAACCTACTAAGATTCAAGAAAATATTATTCCTGAAATTAGAAAGGGAAGAAGTGTAATTGGTCAATCTGCTACTGGTAGTGGCAAAACTCATGCATTTCTTTTACCCATTTTTGATAAGATTGATCCAGATGAAAATAGCGTCCAAGCTGTAATCACAACTCCAAGTCGTGAATTGGCATATCAAATCTATGGTAATGCGAAACAACTTGCTAAGTATAGTGAAAAAGTTATCCATTTAGCAAACTATGTGGGTGGAACTGATAAAAAACGTCAAATTGAAAAATTAAAAAATGAACAGCCACAAATTGTAATTGGAACCCCAGGTCGTGTTGCTGATTTAATCAAGAGTCAACATTTAGATGTTCATACTGCTAATCAATTAGTAATTGATGAAGCTGATATGACAATGGACTTAGGTTTTTTAAAAGAAGTAGATACTATTGCTGCTAGTTTTGGTAAAGATGTTCAAATGATGGCCTTTTCTGCTACTATTCCGCAAAAATTGAGTACTTTTTTGAAAAAATATATGACTAATCCATATGTTGAAAACATTCCTAATACAACGATTATTAATCCAAGTATTGATAACTTATTAATATCAACTAAAGGTGAAAATAAAAATCAATTAATTTATAAATTAATCACTATGGGTGAACCATATTTAGTTTTAATTTTTGCTAATACTAAAAAACGTGTAGAAGAATTGTATGAATTTTTACGCAATCAGGGATTGAAAGTAGGAATGGTTTCTGGTGCTTTAACTCCACGTGAACGTAAAAGAATGATGAAACAAGTTCAAAATCTCGATTTTCAATTTGTAGTTGCTACTGATTTAGCTGCTCGTGGAATTGATATTGAAGGAGTATCTGATGTTATTAATGATGATATTCCAGATGATTTAGAATACTTTATTCACCGTGTAGGTAGAACTGGTAGAAATAATATGCCAGGTACAGCCATTACTTTATATGATCCTGATGAAGAATCTGAAATTGATGCTTTAGAAAATATGGGTATTTCATTCAAACCTAAAGCAATTAAAAATGGTCGCATTGTTGATACTTATGATCGTAATCGCCGTAAAGAGCATCGTCGTGGCCATGATAAGTTAGAACCAAACATGATTGGTATGATTAAAAAGAAAAAACGTAATATTAAACCAGGGTATAAACGTAAAATTAAAAGTGAACTTAAACGAAACGACGAAATGAATCGTAAGATTGAACAAAGAGAAGAAGGACGTCGTAAACGTAAGTCTAGAAAAAATAGTTCAAAACGCTATAGATAATTTTATTGACACTATTTTTAATAAATTTTATACTCATAGGTAGGAATAACGAAGAGAATATATTTATGTTAATTGAATTTTAAGAGACGTTTTGGATGGTGTGAAAAACGATTTTTTAATGTAAATGCTATCTTTTTATGATGAATAAAATCGTTACTCAGCGTTATTGAGAAATAAAGAGGTAAACGAAGAACATCGTTGCAAGTAAAGTGGTACCGCGTGTGAGCGTCTTTACTGCAACGGTGTTTTTGTGCTTTTTGGAGGGAAAAATATGAAACAATTAAGTAGTAGCCAAATTAGAGCCATGTATTTAGACTTTTTCAAGCAACATGGACACACGATTGAACCTAGTGCTTCATTAGTACCTAAAGATGATCCATCATTATTATGGATTAATTCTGGTGTTGCCACTATGAAGAAATATTTTGATGGTAGTGTGGTACCTAAAAATCATCGTTTAACTAGTTCACAAAAAAGTATTAGAACAAATGATATTGAAAATGTAGGTAAGACTGCTCGTCACCATACTTTATTTGAAATGCTAGGTAACTTCTCAGTAGGTGACTATTTCAAAAAAGAAGCCATTTCATGGGCCTTTGAATTATTAACATCGCCTGAATGGTTTGGTTGGGATAAAGAAAAACTATACATGACAGTTTATCCTAAAGATACTGATGCTAAAAAATATTGGCAAGCAGCTGGTGTATCGCCTGATCATTTAGTCGATATGGAAGATAATTTCTGGGACATCGGTCAAGGACCTTCTGGACCTGATACTGAAATATTTTATGATCGTGGACCTGGACATGATGATTTAGAGCCGGATGATCCAGAAAATTATCCTGGTGGTGAAAATGAACGTTATCTAGAAGTTTGGAATATTGTATTTTCTCAATTTAATCACAAGCCTGATAACACTTATGAACCACTACCAAGAAAAAACATTGATACGGGAATGGGATTAGAACGTGTTGTTTCCATTTTTCAAAATGCACCAACTAACTTTGAAACCGATTTATTTTTACCAATTATTCATAAAACTGAAGAATTAAGTAATAATAAAAATTACGGTAAAAATGATCAAGATGATGTTGATTTTA
Proteins encoded:
- the yajC gene encoding preprotein translocase subunit YajC, encoding MGNFAGFGIMIVLFGIMYFLIIRPQKKQQQKHAETLKQLQKGDHVVTIGRLHGVVDEIDTENKTVTLDCDGIYLVFDMSAVAKVTNRVSETVQNDKDSSEDKTEEKPSTKED
- a CDS encoding DHH family phosphoesterase, with amino-acid sequence MQKILNAFNLSTEKKIIKAICDFDTIIIHRHQRPDPDAYGSQMGLANIIKASFPDKKVYCVGKQYHGFDWLGKTDEISDDVYKNALVIVCDTANQPRVDDSRYNTGKMMIKIDHHPNDDQFGDIMWVKPEASSTSELIYELYDSSNKLKINDEAGRLLYAGIVGDTGRFKYPSTSANTFRVASELAKLNFSTTEVNNIESEIDIPLARLSAYVYENLTITDSGAAYLILSDEVLEPFKLGDESTSAVVPLPGNIKQVSSWAIFVQQKDGSYRIRLRSKGPSINELAKNFGGGGHPLASGAVAKDDDEIKKVIEQLDTLVADYKGDK
- a CDS encoding DEAD/DEAH box helicase translates to MTTTFKQYNFKTFIMDALNDLGFNEPTKIQENIIPEIRKGRSVIGQSATGSGKTHAFLLPIFDKIDPDENSVQAVITTPSRELAYQIYGNAKQLAKYSEKVIHLANYVGGTDKKRQIEKLKNEQPQIVIGTPGRVADLIKSQHLDVHTANQLVIDEADMTMDLGFLKEVDTIAASFGKDVQMMAFSATIPQKLSTFLKKYMTNPYVENIPNTTIINPSIDNLLISTKGENKNQLIYKLITMGEPYLVLIFANTKKRVEELYEFLRNQGLKVGMVSGALTPRERKRMMKQVQNLDFQFVVATDLAARGIDIEGVSDVINDDIPDDLEYFIHRVGRTGRNNMPGTAITLYDPDEESEIDALENMGISFKPKAIKNGRIVDTYDRNRRKEHRRGHDKLEPNMIGMIKKKKRNIKPGYKRKIKSELKRNDEMNRKIEQREEGRRKRKSRKNSSKRYR